A segment of the Mediterraneibacter butyricigenes genome:
TGGGCGAAACTGACCGGAGCGGCAGCAACGTGCTGGAGAGTGAGGAACAGGTTCGTCAGGGCGTTGCTGGGCAGGAACAGAGCAGGGATCAGGGTCAGGTAGGCAAATACAAAGGTGATGAGCTTGGAGAGCTTCAGTACCTTGGTGTCATCGGCGTTGGGGTTAATTTCGGTTTTGTAGATGTTGGTGATGATAGTGCCAGTGGCCAGCATCATGGTAGCCATGGTGGCGGCAATGATCATGGTGGCAAATGCGAAGACAACGCCAGCAAAGACAGGGCTGCTCAGAGTTTTCACTGAATAGGCAAAGGCGGTGGAGCCGTCACCCAGGTCGGCGCC
Coding sequences within it:
- a CDS encoding sodium:solute symporter family transporter; protein product: MGNMPTQRIIAWILGGCLSTAVMQSVLQPLLAAKSPQAARTGSILGYVFAAPICLLTATCGIFAKVSGADLGDGSTAFAYSVKTLSSPVFAGVVFAFATMIIAATMATMMLATGTIITNIYKTEINPNADDTKVLKLSKLITFVFAYLTLIPALFLPSNALTNLFLTLQHVAAAPVSFAHSGRPDLEALHQAGRILVYGYRYGRGCGMDAARSDRYA